The Castanea sativa cultivar Marrone di Chiusa Pesio chromosome 4, ASM4071231v1 sequence AGGAGTCTCGGGgaagaacaattttttgttCCAAACCAGGTTCAATCCTAGTGCATAATGCCTATGAGATgtaaagcaataaaaaattaattaagatgCATAGGAGGCACAAACAGATAAAAGGAGAATCTCACCGAATGTCAAaagataatgattttttttttttcaaatatccACAAAAACTCACAATGCTAGCCAATGCACAtccaagaaagagagaaatgacaACTATTTTCACTCCCCAAAGACTGAGAATAGGTGCGTGGACTTCCTGAAATGCAAATCAAAGCTCAACTGGATTAGACATTAAGGAAAGACaaccataaaaagaaaaaaaaatttacaagaaaaaagaaattcaaaatcaccacacaaaaatgaccctattttttaaaaagcaaatATTTAGCATGAATGACTCCTCAAGAGTGGACAGAAACAATGTTTATCATTAATGATCACAACTATAATAACATGTATACTATACTAAAGGTAGATATCATCATGCATTTTACAGTCAAGTTTCACAAAACCTCTAGTCTCAACAAAACTGTTACCAGTACAACATGGAAAAGTTGTAAACCTTCGGAGTGCAGGTTGGTTCAACATCACTGCTATCAATACTGACCAAGACAGCAGGACTAATATAAACATGCCTAAAAGTAATGTTCAAAAATTGTACATGTTCAATTATGGTGTTTTACAAAATCAAATGATGCACCCTTGACAATTACATGTCTTAGTGAGGCATGTGAACAACAACCTCCACAAACAATGGTGGAGGTTTAACTTTtgtaaaattactttatctTTAAGGTACAAATAAATTGCTTTGAAACACATAATATTGACAAATTTAAATATGTTAGAAACATATCATATGCATGACATGCACACTGAATGATAACCCAGGCGTGCATAAAATTTTGCTGACGGTCAGGGAGTACAACAGGCCTACCAAACTAAATAAAAGTAACCAATCTCCACACTCTGCGAACATATTCATATTATTATGAGTATGTATGAGACGGGTAAAATTGTGATATCAATGTAATTACCCAcgtataaaaaatatacatgtgttaagataaattaataaaacctaAACACACTTCCTGAGAACATGGTATAAGAAACATAGGAGGAAAAAATCACCTTCCCCACCATTTCAGGTGGTTCGCCATCAACTCCTACATGAATCATTCCCAACGGCCACCTTAAACACACTATCTAACCCCAATAACCAAAATCATACCCATAAACCCAGTACTTTCTCCTGATCTGCACCAATAATGAACACAATCACCACCCCCAACTGCAGATTTTGTTGGAAAACTCAGACCAACAAGACGCCCGATGACCAAGTGAAACATAGCTAAGCGGCCCCATATGGCCTAATCGGCTCCCTAAGACTGACAATGTTACACTGCTCCATAATTTTGTATTGAATGAGTATATTGACAAATTAACTGTTAGATTACATTGCCTTGTTCTAATTTACATGCTTGCAAAATATCAAGCTAATCAGATACCAAAAACTATCTCATCACAACGAGTTTAAATTTAACGTATTTTTAGCttaaaaattatatgcaaaacatgagtttattaatcaaatggtaaataacatccaattaatatggtatttactatttagcATGGATGCTATGAACAAGAAGAATATGTGATCAAACTATTCAATTCTCaaaatattaatctaataaaaagttttGATAGGTTGATGGCGCAACCATAGTGTGGTTATGGAGCGGTTGATGGAGTTAattaccatttgattttttttttatgctttatttgGTTATTCTAAAGTCAAGGTTACTTTTGTAATTTTACTATTGTTGCGTATGGCGATAGTTGTGGACCttggattttcttttattaacaAGTCTTATTTAGTGTAGTATTTAAGTGTGGGCTTTGGTTCATTTCCATCAGGGTTTGGTTTACTAGTCAAAGGAGTTCTAGTTCTAGTAGGAGAAGTTAAGATTTAGGGTCTATGTAAGTGTGATATTGTACTCCAACAAGTTAGAGTTGATCAATAAAAATCGAATGTTTTGCATATTGAGGAAAAACACAAATTGGGAAGAAATtctatttcaatttctttttttcccctttgatCAACCCTAAATCaaatcttttcccttttctaaCCCAAATTCGTTCTTAAACCCTAACCCTCTTTCTAAAGGctctaaacccaaaatccaaataTTATCCTAAACCTTAACCCACCACATGCACATGTAAGACAAATTCTCCAAATTGTCCCATGTCAGTGGTGTAATGTCACAAAGAGTTACAATGATCACATAACCATACATGTGAATTCTCAATTACAGAGGACATTGAGGGTACTTTCCATTGAATCCATTGAGTATAAAACCGGATCATTGGTCTAACCTTTAGAAGATAAGACTaacatgaaaattttgacaaacaaaaagaaagaaagaagataatTCCGCTATGAAAATTATGAAGATTAAAAGGCATCATAATAGCCTGTGAATGTATATTTTCATAGGTCAgcaagaaaattaattacagggaaatatataaatttaaatcaatcaagcattaaaaaaaaattcgctATTACAGTTCAAAATAAGGAAATACCAGCATGCAAAATGAAGGAAATACCAGTAAATGCCAGAGAAAAAGTCCTTCAGAAAAAGGTAGCCAATCCCTTTCCAGAGGACCTGAAGACAATTGAAAGTTTTTTAGACAACTTGGCTTTtcagaaaataattttgaaaaaaagaagaataatatataattgaaacAAACTCCACGAGCAATCTTAATCCATTTTGAGCAAAACTACATGACCTCAAATTGGGACAACGAAAGACATTAGCATTTATAATTAAAGTGAGGCTATGTGCCACTTCCACCATAGGTAGACATTAGGATACTGAAAGATGGTCAGGCTCTAAAATGGGGTATCTTTAAAATTTCTTTGACATTGGAAAAGTAATTCTGTGAGATCAGAAACTACCACTGCCAGCTCTTGAATTGCCAAGTGTGACATGTGGTTCACTTAGTGACAATCTTTGAATTCGTAGTCCTATATTCAGCATTTCTTCCCAAAAGTTCCAGATATACCTAAATGGTGAACCTTCAAAATTACTAATGAAAACAGTACTCTAAAATCCATATTTCAACACTAAAAcgagaaacaaaaaaaacaaagatttcaACTTGAACCCAAATACTAAAAGTACAAAAAACATTGAAGGAGATAAAGATTAATAAACATACCCTTTTGATTAACTTGCTTCATCTTTGACACAGAACATGCACGCAGTTCCTTTTTGTGCTGGAAGGGAAAATCAAACTCACAGGGTCGCTTTACTGTGTccgtgtgtgtgttttttttatttgggtctgCAGCTGAGGTGGAAATGGGTCGGGTCGGTTTGTTGGGTGGGTTCGGATGTCAACATTATTACGGATCATATATTCTAAGCCCGATTTCTATTGCTGGCCCAATGACATAAAGGCTTTAGGCTTTTTATTTGTCAATTGTGCATTTTAATTACTGTTTCAGTGTACGTGTGTTTTAGACTCTAGCTTAAATGCTCAAAgctatttcttctttttaaatattacaATGCAGCTATGAAGCTCAGTTCCATCGCTGAAAAGAGTTTGAATATATGTTCTGGAGCAGGACTGGCTGACAAAATAAAATGTGATAAATTGGCAAGGAATTGTGATGCACCACGGCTCTCTTTCATTTGTGCTCGTATATCTTCAACCAGGGACGGACCCAGGTGGGGCCCAAGGGGACCGGCTCCACCCTGGgtccaaatttttctttttttgttataatattttttatttttgtagttagcttttttcaaaatctttccGCAACAAGCCTAACTAACCTCACCCAAATAATAATTATCCAaccaaaaaacttaacaaaattgataaaaatattcacaatggTAATtgtgttttaacaaaaaaaaaaaaaaactatttttctgccaaagaactaaaaaatcatgtgttattagaaaagttaaagctaaattttttgaaactacAGTAAACTGGTATAAATACTAGTTAACTGTAGCaagttgttgaaaataaaatacaatattttattaagattatacctcttccttcaattaaaaaacttaaattctcTCGCTTCCTTTATtactttaataaattatttatatcattttaaatgatgttattaaaaaaaatagaacatttaaTATTAGatatattgtaaagtgaggtggtaaaatagataaaataactttttgaggtactaaaaactaaaatttttagcactaccaatgtaaatgctctaatttcaacaaaataaaaaaattcctagcCATTCTAGTATTAAAACTagacattattttgttttttattttttattttttttctttgttagtaAATAATTGcatcttaatatatttaaaattaataattttaagtatttataattttttaatattatatgaatgtttatttggagttttctttttctttatactccAACCTTCAGTAGCTTAAAATCCTAGGTGGGTCACTGTCTTCAACTGAAAGTTGAAAAGTAATGAAATGGGCTAATCCTACAATTGAACAAGAACTTCTAAAGTGCCTCGTTGAGGCAGATTCAGTAAGTCAATTCCTGTTCTTTGTTCAAGGAAAATTATATCTGTAATCATGAACTAAGCATGGAAATTTTAGtggatatataaatatatgcttgCTATAATTTATGTACGTTAAATATCTGTTGAATTCCGTAACAATAATGGAACAAGGAAGGTTTTGCGCACACAGCTGTTGGAGTTATTTGTTGTCACGGTTTGGTCCATATGAAACCAGAGAAATCGAGTACGACTAAACCAACCAGCAAATGCCATCCATCAAATCGCTCACCTCTCTAAAAATTGGCTAGCTGAATTCCAAGCAAGATAAGTCAGCATTGATTCAACACCGATCCATAATCAACCAACGAGGAGTAGGTGGAAGCCTCCCCCTTCAGGTTGTTTCAAAATCAACTTTGATGGTGTCTTCCCAAAGGAGAAGAAATCTGGTATAGGAGTTGTTATTAGAGACAACAGAGGCTTTGTAATTGCTTCATGTTCGAAGGTGGTGCATCAGGAGCTAGGACTTTCTGATGTTGAAGTTATGGCTGTGGTGTGGGCTCTATCCTTCGCATCAAATGTAGGTGTGAGGCGGGCTGTGTTAAAGGGAGATTCAATGGCAGTTATCTCGGGTTTAAGGGAGGACGAGAAGATATTGGTGCCATACGGTCTACTATTGGAGGATGCCGAGTTATTGTCCCAACAATTTGATGAGCTCTGTTACTCTCATATAAAGAGGGAAGGCAACAGTTTATCGTATAGTCTGGCCAGATATGCAGTATGTATATCAAATTTTCTAGTTTGGATAGAAGATATATAAtatcacaattttattttgtattacaAACCGATTTATCGggtttttcttaataaattgcATTGAAGtggttcctcaaaaaaaaaaaaaaggaaggtttTGCACTGGGTATGTGGTAGATCTCTAGCTCAACAACCTCTAATGGATTAACTATTAAGccttgtaaaataaaataaaataactaccTTTATGTTCCTACCGTTGGGATCTGCACAACATTAACCTCctaataatacaattttttaagattAAGAATTTTTGTGATGAAGAGTTTTAActtaatgataaaatttatagagttACTTAGATGATGTACTTTAAGTtcatcaattaaattcaagcatATAACTGTATTGGCCAATACAATATaaacaatgatatttttttcaataacaaCTAAATTTCATACTactatatatttgaatttaaatagaaAACCTAATGAATTGTACCTAAAGTTTCATCTTGGCATGTTCATGACTCATGAGTGATTAGCTAGGATTTGTCACATATCACACACATATTCACCATCTCTTTCAATATCCAATCTATGCATTCCTAGAAAAGAGTTTCATCATGTTCTTGAATATTTTTCCTTGCAATCACATGTTTTGGACGATATAAACCATTGAATGAGATGATATGATCATTGGtcaccatagtctagaagatAGATTTCATCAGACAAATTGGTGTCTAACACATTCTCAATCTTGTAACCTAGACTCTAAACTTAGATTAAGGATTAGAAGATTAAACTTATCCTTTGTAATCTTCTctttctagattgtaactagtaatcaaatttttatacttttattttagattgtatctaggaccaaaacaatattattttttttggctattaTCAAAGAAATGTACCATTTTAATTCATCAATAAGAATAATACACTtttcaatttggtttttttttttcaattaaataagtGTCAATTCGATTCTAAAACCCTTGACCTAAGagggataataataataataataataataataataataataataatagtagaaCCTCCACTATTTCTTGAGAGGTAATAAACACGATTCCACCCCATTTGCGTGGACCATGTGctcaaaacccaaattttgaaGCTTTTGAGGATTGGGGGCGTGATCTCTCACAAATATTGCCCAGAAAAACAcattaaaatgagagaaaaaatatagataatacTTTGATATGAAAATCATGAACTTAACAAAGATTAAgaattttttgtgataaaatgTTTTAACTTAATGGTAAAGTTTATAGATTTACTTAGATGATGTACAttaaattttccaattaaattcaaacataagACTATATTAACAAGTacaatacaaataatattatcttttcAGGACAATTAAAGTTAATACCACAATGtgttttaatgcaaaaaaaaatcaccaccaTTTAAGTCACTCGTCCAAAAAAGTTGCAATTGAGGATGGGGGCGGGCTCCCCTATATCTCCAGTTTTCTCATGTTTTTACACTAATGAAAGACACGTGGCAAGCAACAAATCCTAAGGTTATAAATAAGCCACATAATTTTCTCTACCTTTTAATCcattttagttttcaataaaatttttctgggtttgcttcAATCACCTGTTACGAAAAATGATCtttcaaaatcatattttgatGGTTTCCACTGTCACAAAATGATCAGCCACTCCAGACCCATATATAGGAAGCTCAAGAACTCTTTCAAGAGCTTCAAAGTTTTATGGGAACAACTTTTGATGGAGAACAGAACAATGAATTGGGtctttgatttgggttttattaCTTGTGATTTGAATGTGAAGAGAAAGGCCAATTAATTgg is a genomic window containing:
- the LOC142631702 gene encoding uncharacterized protein LOC142631702 isoform X2 translates to MLNIGLRIQRLSLSEPHVTLGNSRAGSGPLERDWLPFSEGLFLWHLLVFPSFCMLEVHAPILSLWGVKIVVISLFLGCALASIALCTRIEPGLEQKIVLPRDSYLQGYFNNVSEYLRIGPPLYFVVKNYNYREREIRF
- the LOC142631702 gene encoding uncharacterized protein LOC142631702 isoform X1; this encodes MLNIGLRIQRLSLSEPHVTLGNSRAGSGPLERDWLPFSEGLFLWHLLVFPSFCMLEVHAPILSLWGVKIVVISLFLGCALASIALCTRIEPGLEQKIVLPRDSYLQGYFNNVSEYLRIGPPLYFVVKNYNYRERKIRF
- the LOC142631702 gene encoding uncharacterized protein LOC142631702 isoform X4; protein product: MLNIGLRIQRLSLSEPHVTLGNSRAGSPLERDWLPFSEGLFLWHLLEVHAPILSLWGVKIVVISLFLGCALASIALCTRIEPGLEQKIVLPRDSYLQGYFNNVSEYLRIGPPLYFVVKNYNYRERKIRF
- the LOC142631702 gene encoding uncharacterized protein LOC142631702 isoform X3, which gives rise to MLNIGLRIQRLSLSEPHVTLGNSRAGSGPLERDWLPFSEGLFLWHLLEVHAPILSLWGVKIVVISLFLGCALASIALCTRIEPGLEQKIVLPRDSYLQGYFNNVSEYLRIGPPLYFVVKNYNYRERKIRF
- the LOC142631702 gene encoding uncharacterized protein LOC142631702 isoform X5, producing the protein MKQVNQKGPLERDWLPFSEGLFLWHLLEVHAPILSLWGVKIVVISLFLGCALASIALCTRIEPGLEQKIVLPRDSYLQGYFNNVSEYLRIGPPLYFVVKNYNYRERKIRF
- the LOC142631464 gene encoding uncharacterized protein LOC142631464, with amino-acid sequence MKWANPTIEQELLKCLVEADSEKKSGIGVVIRDNRGFVIASCSKVVHQELGLSDVEVMAVVWALSFASNVGVRRAVLKGDSMAVISGLREDEKILVPYGLLLEDAELLSQQFDELCYSHIKREGNSLSYSLARYAVCISNFLVWIEDI